In Deltaproteobacteria bacterium, one genomic interval encodes:
- the cobA gene encoding uroporphyrinogen-III C-methyltransferase codes for MKEGKVYLVGAGPGDPDLITVKGRECLKRADIIIYDHLASAKLLKYGRQDAEIIYVGKQEGIHTLPQHEMNNLIVKKAKQGRTVVRLKGGHPFIFGRGGEEAEALALANILFEVIPGITSAIAAPAYAGIPLTHRGYSASVGIVTGHEDPTKQQSTVDWSKLATGVGTLVILMGVKNLPSITEKLIAAGRDPKTPVALVRWGTTPRQITLVGTLETIVAQAEAAELKPPVAIVVGEVVNLRQTLNWFEKRPLFGKTVVVTRTREQASELVAQLSDLGAECLECPTIRVVPPEDWAPLDAVIDRLDTYNWLVLTSVNGVDFFFHRLFERRKDVRALGNVRTATIGPATAKRLRDFGLNSDIVPETYRAESIIEAFKNEPMDGKRVLLPRAKEARPILPTEVRKMGATVDEIAAYQTEQAGDNLDLLISRLEQRSIDIVTFTSSSTVRNFKALLPAERFESLIDGVTVACIGPITANTAKELGFKVNIEAQEYTIPGLCGAILRHYT; via the coding sequence CTCAAGCGGGCTGATATCATCATCTATGACCACCTGGCGTCAGCCAAGCTGTTGAAATATGGCAGGCAAGATGCGGAAATCATCTATGTCGGCAAACAGGAGGGTATTCATACCCTTCCTCAACATGAGATGAACAATCTCATCGTGAAAAAGGCAAAACAGGGCCGCACCGTTGTTCGCCTTAAAGGAGGACACCCCTTTATTTTTGGCAGGGGCGGTGAGGAGGCTGAAGCCCTGGCACTGGCGAACATTCTCTTTGAAGTCATCCCTGGCATAACCTCGGCCATCGCTGCTCCGGCCTATGCGGGCATACCCTTGACACATCGTGGATACTCTGCCAGCGTGGGTATTGTCACCGGTCATGAGGACCCGACAAAACAGCAATCCACGGTGGATTGGTCCAAGCTCGCCACGGGCGTGGGCACACTGGTCATTTTGATGGGTGTCAAAAACCTGCCTAGTATTACGGAAAAGCTGATCGCAGCCGGCCGAGACCCAAAGACTCCGGTGGCCCTTGTGAGATGGGGCACCACGCCCCGGCAAATCACGCTGGTTGGCACACTGGAAACCATCGTGGCACAGGCCGAGGCAGCCGAACTCAAGCCACCCGTAGCTATTGTTGTCGGCGAAGTCGTAAATCTCAGGCAAACCCTGAACTGGTTTGAAAAAAGGCCCCTCTTTGGAAAAACCGTGGTGGTCACGAGGACCAGAGAACAGGCAAGCGAACTGGTGGCGCAGCTTTCCGACCTGGGGGCCGAGTGTCTGGAATGCCCCACCATCCGGGTCGTGCCTCCGGAGGACTGGGCGCCCCTGGATGCAGTCATCGATCGCCTTGATACGTATAACTGGCTTGTTCTGACTAGTGTAAACGGCGTTGACTTCTTCTTTCACAGGCTCTTTGAAAGACGCAAGGACGTACGAGCCCTCGGAAATGTGCGCACAGCAACCATCGGCCCGGCTACGGCCAAACGGCTACGTGATTTTGGCCTCAATAGCGACATTGTTCCGGAAACCTACCGGGCAGAGTCGATCATAGAAGCCTTCAAAAACGAGCCTATGGATGGGAAAAGAGTGCTGCTGCCCCGTGCCAAAGAGGCCAGGCCTATTTTGCCGACAGAAGTCCGCAAGATGGGGGCCACGGTTGACGAAATAGCTGCTTACCAGACTGAGCAAGCAGGGGATAATCTGGACCTGCTGATCAGCCGCTTGGAGCAACGCTCCATTGACATTGTGACCTTTACCAGTTCTTCCACGGTCAGAAACTTCAAGGCCCTGCTTCCCGCTGAAAGATTTGAAAGCCTAATCGATGGGGTCACGGTCGCCTGCATTGGCCCCATTACTGCCAATACAGCAAAAGAACTCGGGTTCAAAGTGAATATCGAAGCCCAGGAGTACACTATTCCCGGACTGTGCGGGGCCATCCTCAGGCATTATACCTAA